The genomic interval ctggtgtttgtggattaattttcctagcaCCCAGCCTGCAAAGCTGGGGATCAAAGCTGCGTGTCCCAGCCAACTCCACGTGCCAAGGGAAGGATGTGAGCACTGAAGCGGTGTGGAGTGAAAGGATTTGGGGAGGACAAGGTGTCAGACACGCCAGAAGAGTGCAAGAGGAACTGGTCATGGGTAAAGTGGAACTGGTCAGTGCTCCAGGCCGGGGTTCAGGCCATGTCTGCAAAgccccctggcagcagctgcccttGCACCCTGCTTGATTTGTGCTCAGCTGGTGCCTTCCAGAGTGACGTGACACAGCAGAGTGGAATCCCTTGTGTTCCCTGTGCCTGGCAGTAAGGCCATCACCCCTGGGCACAGGAGGAGCcgcctgcagagcagaggggtgggatGCAAAGCCCAGCACACGCTGTTCCCCCATTTACCAGCTGGGCAATcgaggtggcacatgccctgcacACATCTCCACCATGAGCCCACGCAGCAGGACAGAACTGGGCAAACCGCCGGGGCAGAGCCATCCCTCCCCTTCCTTTTCCCAGAACACAGCCTGGAAACCCAGAGCAGGGCCACTGCTCTGCAgctggtgtccccaggtgccatccccagggctggaggtgcccaagAGGGCTCTGAGCATCCTGCGCAGGGAGATACAGACTCCTCCAGCACTCAGGGGCTCTTATCAGCCACctgcagctgggctgcagcagaccCTGTGATGTAAACAGGACTGGGCACTGCAGGAACAGGAGGAATTGCCAAATTCAAGTGTTGGATGAGGTCCCACATGGGCTGGCAGCTTCAGGGCATGGGAGGTGATTGCCCAGAGGATGGGAGGGGGAAGCTTGGTGGGGTGGTACCCAGACAAACTCCCAGGTCTGCTCTCCAGGCCATCCAGCCCCTCTGGACTGTGCCCTGCTCGCTCAAACAGGCTGGAAGTGCTGGGCAAGCTCGgtccagccatgggcagatgaGGGGATCAGAGGAGTGGGAAGCAGACTGCAGACCCTTCAACCCACCTCAAGCCTGCTTTCCTGGAGTCAGCCTGCAGGCTGGGCAGGTAAGTACTGGCTGTGTAAAAAGTGCTGAATGCTGTGACCTTTTCATTACTCCTTCTCTGCTTTATCATCTTCAGGCAGTCCTCGAGTCTTGGAATTCCCACTTCCAGCAGTGAATCCTGTCTCCCCTGCTGCTGATTGACTGTGGATATGCTGGCATCCAGGATGGAGACAGTACAAAGTGAGACCCTGATTGATGAGGTGGAGGAGATGAGTGGAAGAGGTGAGTTTTCAGAAGGGAACAGGAGGGGGAACTGTCCTCTATTGAGGACAATGCATCTGCTTCTGCTGTGGGACAGCTATTGAAGGTCAAAGCACTGGGGCTTGTCCCCAAACTGGGCTTTTCATGGGTTGGGACTTGGTGGCTGCAACACTCCCAGCTGAGCTCTTGGTGTTCACCCGTAGGCCCAGCTCCAGCACCAAAGGCTCCTGAGCTGACATCCTTGGCCCCCTCCACTGTTCATAGAAAGAGATGTGAATTTGGGGCCATGGGTTGTGGGTCTTGGGGTAACCTCCACTGTGGTCGGCGCTGGTTTGTGCCCTGACCTGCCTGTTCTCCTCtcacagcaccagagacacccaGGCTCAGGTCCAGGTGGCTGCACTGCAGGTGTGCACCCACCCACTCAGGtgctgcctcctcctccaggAAGCTGAGGTCCCCTTGTCCAGGACGTGTGCAGGCCcccggggtggggacagggatggggcagcagggagCCAGGGACAGTCCAGCCAGGGAGGTTTTCCCACTGCAGGGAAAAGGAGCTCACCCTGTCCCTTCTCTTGCTGGGGTGgatgcagccccagggctgcctgttctgagcagcttctcctcctctctccccagctgacgtgactctGGACCCAGACACCGCCAACCCCTTCCTCGTTCTGGCCAGTGACCAGCGAGGGGTGGGCCGGGGGCACGAGTGGGCGCTGCTGCCCGACAGCCCCGAGCGCTTTGACACGGAGCCGTGCGTGCTGGGCAGCCAGGCCTTCGCTGCAGGGAGACACTGCTGGCAGGTGGAGGTGGCCGAGGCGGGGGACTGGTGGGCAGTGGGAGTGGCCCGGGAGTCTGTCAGGAGGAAGGGGGTCCTCAATTTTACGCCCCAGGAGGGGATCTGGGCCGTGGGGCAGTGGTTTGGACAGTACCACGCTTTCAGTGATCCTGACTGGACCCCACTGCACCTTCCCTGCCTCCCCAGGGCCATCCAGGTCTGCCTGGACTTCACCTACAAGCAGGTGACTTTTGCTGATGCTGAGAGTGAAGCCCCAATCTTTGCTTTCTGCCTGGCCTCGTGTGCTGGGGAGAGGCTGCGCCCGTGGCTCTGGCTGGGGATGGGCTCGTGGCTCAAGCTGTGCCCCTGACAGGGAGGGAACATCAGGGGCAGGGGAGAGGCTGGAAAGGCAAACGCCATCCATCACCTTGGGTCCTGGTGCTGGGAACTGGGGGTTCCTGCATCCTGCTGGCTTCTCATGAGGATCCTCTGGCCCCCAAGGAGAGGACGGGCAGCTCATGGAGGTGGATGCCACAACAGAGCCTCCTTTATCCCCCCACCCCTCGGCTGGCACTGCGGGGACAACAGGGAGCACAGAgactgggagcagggaggggcttGGTGCCCGGTGGTCCCTGGCAGGGACCATCACTGAGTGccagggcactgcagagctgctctgtatGAGGCCATGGAAAATGCAGCAGGGTCCAGCTCCTCCCAGGGTGCTGGTGTAGGGCCTCTGGCTTTTTTCAATTAAGTTAAAAAACCCCAGACATAGCAGGATACCCATGATAACACTTATCTTCCCCACACATCCAGAGCCTGTCCTTGCCTGATGTGCACCAAGCACGTTTCTTGCagcagagcactgggagcagtgcaggggcagcagcaggggcagcccaGGAAGGAAAGCAGAATGCTGAGCTGGGTCTGAAACCCACAGGAGAGGCTGGAATCCACAAGAAGGGCCACAGATCTGCCATTCTCAAGGTCCCACCTCACGGGATCCTGCTAAATCCTGTCCTTAGGAGAGGAGAAGGTGAAGAGGGACATTGCCTGGGTCCAGCCTAGATTTCATCATTTCTGGTTGGACCTTCTTTACTGCCACTTCAGttgtcatttttgtggtggcatCTGGGCACAGACAACAATATTGGTCTCCCTGCTctactccaggagctgcagttgcAGGACTGGGTCAAGCCCAGGTATCTGCCCCCA from Melospiza melodia melodia isolate bMelMel2 chromosome 7, bMelMel2.pri, whole genome shotgun sequence carries:
- the LOC134420603 gene encoding thaicobrin-like, with the translated sequence MLASRMETVQSETLIDEVEEMSGRADVTLDPDTANPFLVLASDQRGVGRGHEWALLPDSPERFDTEPCVLGSQAFAAGRHCWQVEVAEAGDWWAVGVARESVRRKGVLNFTPQEGIWAVGQWFGQYHAFSDPDWTPLHLPCLPRAIQVCLDFTYKQVTFADAESEAPIFAFCLASCAGERLRPWLWLGMGSWLKLCP